From a region of the Spiroplasma corruscae genome:
- a CDS encoding lipoprotein → MKKLLSLFGVLGIGASGSSFVVSCGNDSSEHKDPNEGAENESLDAMIERYKELQKRSDELSEIVHGKEVQSHREDDEWLKNNKDVQEDLIVGVDLEVLNYLICQKDGGIDKLKEIGVSEWEIYDSKEKLEKQLNYTVNETGASDETKEYTRKLIEKYCK, encoded by the coding sequence ATGAAAAAATTATTGAGTTTATTTGGAGTGTTGGGGATAGGTGCTAGTGGAAGTAGTTTTGTTGTAAGTTGTGGAAATGATAGTAGTGAGCATAAAGACCCTAATGAAGGGGCTGAAAACGAAAGTTTAGATGCAATGATTGAAAGATATAAAGAATTGCAAAAAAGAAGTGATGAGTTATCGGAAATTGTGCATGGAAAAGAAGTTCAATCTCACAGAGAAGATGATGAATGATTGAAAAATAATAAAGATGTACAAGAAGATTTAATTGTTGGAGTTGATTTGGAAGTATTAAATTATTTGATTTGTCAAAAGGATGGGGGAATTGATAAATTAAAAGAAATTGGAGTGAGTGAATGAGAAATATATGATAGTAAAGAAAAGTTAGAAAAACAATTGAATTACACAGTTAATGAAACGGGTGCTAGTGATGAAACAAAAGAATATACTAGAAAATTGATTGAAAAATATTGTAAATAA